In Ascaphus truei isolate aAscTru1 chromosome 5, aAscTru1.hap1, whole genome shotgun sequence, one genomic interval encodes:
- the LOC142494686 gene encoding uncharacterized protein LOC142494686, whose product MLLLYIVAPGGHVSPEMEQVSSPGSASSTLLEEHHGDEDDEYDEDDATEETEIQSCDHEEVPIETVVPPNRPSTSTYDAIVASEGKIVDAENRRHSDMMTVLERMIGLQEETVSQLAHLHRVFIEVPKQLQKINTSFEALVVQQTQANYWRMTNVPQFNTSQPGSVHAGQFSPHSSDIHSPGPNVTGQVAEIAVQVPDDILPLPSVQNQQLTPTKEPTKTKYKQLLLTSFWSKTTKDTHETDQPSLVQCLPTCSHVSLGTSPVREQSLPKSPVAL is encoded by the exons atgttattgttatatatagttgcccctggaggacatgtgtcacctgagatggaacaagtgtcttcacctgggtcagccagctcaacactactagaag aacatcatggtgatgaggatgatgagtatgatgaggatgacgccacagaagagactgaaatacaatcatgtgaccatgaagaggtgccaatagaaactgttgtaccgccaaatcgtccatcaacttccacatacgatgcaattgtagcttcagagggaaaaatagtggacgcagaaaatcgtcgccattcagacatgatgacagtgctggaaaggatgattggactgcaggaagaaacagtatcacaattggcacatctccacagagtcttcattgaagtgcctaaacagttgcaaaaaatcaacacctcattcgaagcattagttgttcagcaaacacaagctaattactggagaatgactaatgtaccacaattcaacacctcccagccaggatctgttcatgcaggtcagttttcaccacattcatctgatattcattcaccaggcccaaatgttaccggtcaagtagcagagattgctgtgcaggttcctgacgacatactaccactgccatctgtacaaaatcagcagctgacacctacaaaggagcccacaaaaacaaaatacaagcagttactactgaccagtttttggtcaaaaacaacaaaagacacacatgaaacagaccaaccatcacttgtgcagtgtctaccaacttgctcacatgtgtcactgggcacaagccctgtccgtgaacagtcactacccaaaagccctgtag ccctgtag